The Clostridiisalibacter paucivorans DSM 22131 DNA window GCACCAGAAAGTGTGGCATTTCTAGCTATTATTTGTCCTATACCTGCTGAGGTAAGCAGTCCATTAACCATTTCTTCTTTACTAAGATTCAATTTTTCTCCTACGGTAATTATTGCTGAAGGTATTATGCCACATGATCCAGCTGTAGGGGCAGCACAAATTTTGCCCATAGATGCATTTACTTCTGAGCATGAAAAAGCCATTGCCATTGCCATATTGATAGTTTTACCACATAGGGTAGCATTATTTTGACTGTACTCCTTTACCTTTTTTGCATCTCCACCAATTATTCCTCCTATGGAATCAATTTTTTTATCCAAGGCCTTTTTAGATGAGTTAATCATAACATCAAGATTAGATTGCATTCTCTGTTTTATTTTTTCAGGGGTTGTATCTTGTTCTTTAGCTTCTTGTATAAGAATAGCTTCTGATATACTTATGTTTCTATCTCTTGTAAATTGCAATAATTCTTTTCCATTGGCAAACATTTTTATCGCTCCTTAATGGGATTAATAGATTTGACAGATAATACATTATAAACACTATTAATTTTTTCAATCATATCATTGGGAATGGAACTATCTAATTCAATAACCATAGAGGCTTCAGTACCTTTACCTCTACGATTAACTTTCATGGTTGCTACATTTATATCATACTGGGTTAATATGGAAGTCACACCACTTATAACACCTTTTTTATCATTTTGTCTGATGAACAATGTGGGATAGTCTCCAGTAAGTTTTACAGCATAACCATCTATTTCAGTTATAATTATATTGCCTCCTCCTATTGAAGAGCCTATGACTTCTACTTTTTTACCGTCGATTTTATGGAAGATGATTTTTGTAGTGTTGGGATGGAAAGCATCATTTTCTTCTTCATGAAAGGATATTTCAATATTGGAATTTTTAGCTATGTCAATAGAATTTTTTAGCCTTTCATCTGAAGGTTCCATGCCTAATATACCTGCAACTAATGCCCTATCTGTACCATGTCCTTTATAAGTTTTTGCAAAGGAACCATATAAATAAAATTCAACACGATTAAAATCTGTACCAGCTATATACCTTGCCACCTTACCTAATCTAGCTGCTCCTGCAGTGTGGGAACTAGATGGCCCAATCATAATAGGACCTAATATGTCAAAAACACTGTATTGATTCATAAAAACAGCCCCTTTATTATTTACTTAATTATAATCTAAGTATATCATCGGAAGGATATATTATACAATAAAAAGCCCACAGCTTTAAACTCAATATTTAAAGCTATGAGTCCAGAATAATATCTTTCAACTTAAATAGGGATATTTACCCCTTTCTACAAATGAAGTGTGAAGATATTTTTTGGATATAGGAGATAGAGGTTTTATAAGGAATTCTTCATAAATTTGTTTTATTCTAGGATTTTCATGGGAATATCTGATTTTAT harbors:
- the sdaAA gene encoding L-serine ammonia-lyase, iron-sulfur-dependent, subunit alpha → MFANGKELLQFTRDRNISISEAILIQEAKEQDTTPEKIKQRMQSNLDVMINSSKKALDKKIDSIGGIIGGDAKKVKEYSQNNATLCGKTINMAMAMAFSCSEVNASMGKICAAPTAGSCGIIPSAIITVGEKLNLSKEEMVNGLLTSAGIGQIIARNATLSGAEGGCQAECGSAAAMAAAALTELSGGTPQMALHSASIALKNIMGLICDPIAGLVEAPCAKRNASGVINAMISADLALAGVESIIPFDEVVNAMYKVGKSLPVTLRETALGGVAATETGVKIKNKILG
- the sdaAB gene encoding L-serine ammonia-lyase, iron-sulfur-dependent subunit beta; protein product: MNQYSVFDILGPIMIGPSSSHTAGAARLGKVARYIAGTDFNRVEFYLYGSFAKTYKGHGTDRALVAGILGMEPSDERLKNSIDIAKNSNIEISFHEEENDAFHPNTTKIIFHKIDGKKVEVIGSSIGGGNIIITEIDGYAVKLTGDYPTLFIRQNDKKGVISGVTSILTQYDINVATMKVNRRGKGTEASMVIELDSSIPNDMIEKINSVYNVLSVKSINPIKER